The proteins below are encoded in one region of Planctomycetaceae bacterium:
- a CDS encoding metallophosphoesterase, producing the protein MPNRLHRWNLFIIAAVLIAAVPLAIAAFPPEKPYDPRPLMPEAVKKADPNNYTFLVLGDTRGNAVFKLLMEKAMTHKPSFALLTGDQVRDGLDKEYDSLDAQYAPFARTMPVWPCYGNHDARNPANYEKFFGMTDKHYSFDFHNARFIGVESLSAAATIEKAQLEWLEKQLDEGKKAGKLLFVWMHGPAYSVGEKFEITNQPCDFTRLCVKYGVTAVFAGHDHIYYRTKRDGVTHMIQGVAGAPIYTIKRKSFAQREDVWWGGTGKKQWTLYTPAGGEQVMNIHMFLFTTITVEGGKVSGKTLTHDNQPIDEFVLREGK; encoded by the coding sequence ATGCCAAACCGTCTGCATCGATGGAATCTGTTCATCATCGCCGCCGTGCTCATCGCCGCCGTGCCGCTGGCGATAGCGGCCTTTCCACCGGAGAAACCCTACGATCCGAGGCCGCTGATGCCCGAGGCCGTCAAGAAGGCCGACCCGAACAACTACACGTTCCTGGTGCTGGGCGACACGCGCGGCAACGCCGTCTTCAAGCTGCTGATGGAAAAGGCGATGACGCACAAGCCCAGTTTCGCCCTGTTGACCGGCGACCAGGTCCGCGATGGGCTGGACAAGGAATACGACTCGCTGGACGCGCAGTACGCCCCCTTCGCCCGCACGATGCCCGTCTGGCCGTGCTACGGCAACCACGACGCGCGCAATCCCGCCAATTACGAAAAATTCTTCGGGATGACCGACAAGCACTACAGCTTCGACTTTCACAACGCCCGCTTCATCGGCGTCGAGTCGCTCAGCGCCGCGGCCACCATCGAAAAAGCCCAACTGGAGTGGCTGGAGAAGCAGCTCGACGAAGGCAAGAAAGCCGGAAAGCTCCTGTTCGTCTGGATGCACGGGCCGGCCTACAGCGTTGGCGAAAAGTTCGAAATCACCAACCAGCCCTGCGATTTCACGCGGTTGTGCGTCAAGTACGGCGTGACGGCCGTCTTTGCCGGACACGACCACATCTACTACCGCACCAAGCGCGACGGCGTGACGCACATGATCCAGGGCGTCGCCGGCGCGCCGATCTATACGATCAAGCGCAAGAGCTTCGCCCAGCGTGAGGACGTCTGGTGGGGCGGCACGGGCAAGAAGCAGTGGACGCTCTACACCCCTGCCGGCGGCGAGCAGGTCATGAACATCCACATGTTCCTGTTCACGACGATCACCGTCGAAGGCGGCAAGGTTTCGGGCAAGACTCTCACGCATGACAACCAGCCCATCGACGAGTTCGTCCTGCGCGAAGGCAAGTAG
- a CDS encoding PQQ-binding-like beta-propeller repeat protein has translation MRALTICIAAGWVCLSPAWGAAPEEPPPPRAMELVPPQWLAFTPIWQPTWDATLAANQAAWNKDVPQDKSLNQAHGQIVNLRLIELYRAMIQHFPAETAKHLDARRGIAQAYRNLGDLPRANEAYREMIAAHRDRKEIAAEAYQQILAHTPTYVPNQYAGAGAWQAYALKGLESLRGSLPETHPAMSFYWQHRMRMLVENRDYEQALHFYEQNASRGGADQNWNLTRATLLQAAGHASLAADVWQAQGNPDQAANLRSSITSLVQDYPRDVELEMRWEALRREAAGGAAFDAASLQNILDMCDSTGAFPAVKEPPYLPYRRVIERTLLGSPPEALEGLRQRQRMAAATAAAAVAASGNLDDAVRLFRRYSWAANVHEVMFTLAEDALRRGRRDWALRTFEDLTQFAADGELRRAAHVGVWLCLSGEGDSREALQRAMAAVPDSTDLPWRGGRASAAAVKKTLVTAAGSAAPDKPFSAVARRRVEMPADQAWAENFYESSTLAATLGPWAITTIEPLGGPGAPLLISGPTLAARYDAAVPRAVWTRSAPPGYGARRAISPVQPAWALPARRAPALRSKVADEACLFALVDDNPDPAARKALAAFDAASGDLIWSTANRPEWADLQPLNAPMAAAGHVYTLAMPAGAMEPQQQTAVTVWLTCLDAGDGRMIWKKSLAAQAQANTRLVELAQQGQALTLDGGWLYCSTNFGIVARCDARDGTIDWIWTYPPADQSGRSLVQFRRQGASPIVAGQRLILAPRDHSGVIALDAADGKLLWQSVLTASEHIVCVAGGKVIARNDVEISSLDLATGRELWFRRYDAPIDQTLARGADILMLSGGALCRLSPADGSVVEKRPLEGNAVPFLLDGATVLEFVPAPAAPVATPGAPPASPLKLPLTRAWSLPAACPILVCPPAAQPQETFFVLSGRTVTCIKRKPSPTVLWQQTLAMRPSAACYAGTALLLADGRDLVAVDLAGGAVRWTARPGFAVDYFDGGGDVAMAAETSRSGFVAVYDLATGKELWQKDFGEPARFCGQPLRLARVRSEDSGALTLGLYWNAMLHSDIGFRPAEMIVDAHSGRVMEVRHFLPTQGGWPRLVDFGPCGIFYVDQQSRPRLATYAGADPLAATKRIVDLGPIGRYGAAAAGMSATASSVYVRSPRELVGFDAASGRETVYPLPRSGATGRISLVYAVRETAGRLMVVSGLRGQSSDYPLDASGVFVDAFDRASGAHAGGQELPGIECDEFQRIGHDTQAELLDDSLIVSTRSGVHVFVPAPAAAPAEIVLHRSDWPMAIDGDLSDWNTVAPLPMTGGAGGSVRIAHDNGRLLLCIAHEGLRRTALQGAGMFNGGDRLDVSLQWAGQKYRWLIGADATGRAVARDGQGRLASDVVVARAGAAYEMAIPLAPMDALGESPQRIGLSVTVGGAGGMLTWCGPNGSLQPVALHPLARGSETAAQEIAKALGPLARWPARPARTAGGRFLSQWVCIASGPRPTSLAVGILAGGQWRYASLHDPLVAQAPPLWTQRSFLPWWIAPVPIQGQWIELRLPLTALDVDDKPIDGLAFRQEGPGRVIWDSTAVVWPGGSRVILEDDLPPGMSEGQWNWAADLKHSGAKAHEGVATQALDQVQTHSVVFTSPVADHLAAAPRPAVLSQWVYVDPTRPPAELALQLNNGRTWHRFLWGGDETGRRPMPAAGAWHELQVRLDQSDLSNRPITGIAFDQTDGRVFWGATTLLVDGKSYPVVTDAAPPTAAPGGAWRAGRCEIIGGVAPVEGKNGKGGQFDGRTGCIVTPHSAALHPAQLSIEGWVRLEPSTADQQWLVSTSEGSDDSQGYDLAVIDGRLRARVFMPGAAPPAVATSAEAVLQARRWQHVAMTWDGSAVRIYVDGQPVKTAVSAAPPAAPRTMGPTPLFIGRRASTKEGYLSACLDEWRLYERALSPAGVRSLYENPARPLPRALRQAMVIEWTFDDILAAPAQAQWQWLTQAGRKAHTLTAGAGGSVHMADALVTPITQHLFIDRAAAVATLARNLPALRGGPRARQLEDLLDRLEGGAPRRRPIAGEPGAVLRDWQIVGGFHNNPANHSGFGQLWEPELKAVDLQERYGVWPGEGGPAQWRLLRSRGAYVDLLGETSFHQMVCAVAVCWVYVPQPRHVRFDVGCDESIDVRVNRRLVHMVRGSAAAKPGDTAADAMLPAGWSEIMIKVGQGTGTAFGFYFEIRDALSGEAVEGLERATQAPQE, from the coding sequence ATGAGAGCCCTTACCATATGTATTGCCGCCGGGTGGGTCTGTCTGAGCCCGGCCTGGGGCGCTGCGCCGGAAGAACCGCCGCCGCCGCGGGCGATGGAACTGGTGCCCCCGCAATGGCTGGCGTTCACGCCGATCTGGCAACCGACGTGGGACGCCACGTTGGCTGCCAACCAGGCCGCCTGGAACAAGGATGTTCCGCAAGACAAGTCGCTTAACCAGGCCCACGGCCAGATCGTCAACCTCCGCCTGATCGAGCTGTACCGGGCGATGATCCAGCACTTTCCCGCCGAGACGGCCAAGCACCTCGACGCGCGGCGCGGCATCGCGCAAGCGTATCGCAACCTCGGCGACCTGCCGCGGGCGAATGAGGCGTACCGGGAAATGATCGCGGCGCACCGGGACCGCAAGGAGATCGCGGCTGAAGCTTACCAGCAGATCCTCGCCCACACGCCGACGTATGTGCCCAATCAATACGCCGGCGCAGGGGCGTGGCAGGCGTACGCCCTGAAGGGGCTCGAGTCGCTTCGCGGGAGTCTGCCCGAGACGCACCCGGCGATGAGCTTCTACTGGCAGCATCGCATGAGGATGCTGGTCGAGAACCGCGACTACGAACAGGCGCTGCACTTTTACGAGCAGAACGCCTCGCGAGGCGGCGCCGATCAGAACTGGAACCTGACGCGGGCGACGCTGCTGCAGGCGGCGGGGCATGCGTCACTGGCGGCAGACGTCTGGCAGGCGCAAGGCAACCCCGACCAGGCGGCGAACCTGCGCAGCTCGATCACGTCGCTGGTGCAAGACTACCCGCGCGACGTCGAGCTGGAGATGCGCTGGGAGGCGCTGCGCCGGGAGGCGGCCGGCGGGGCGGCCTTCGACGCCGCGTCGCTTCAGAACATCCTGGACATGTGCGACTCAACCGGTGCGTTCCCGGCAGTCAAAGAGCCGCCCTATCTTCCGTATCGGCGCGTGATCGAGCGGACATTGCTGGGCTCGCCGCCGGAGGCCCTGGAGGGTTTGCGACAGCGGCAGCGCATGGCGGCGGCCACCGCCGCGGCGGCGGTCGCGGCCAGCGGCAACCTCGACGACGCCGTGCGGCTCTTCCGCCGGTACTCCTGGGCCGCCAACGTCCACGAGGTGATGTTTACTCTGGCCGAGGACGCCCTGCGGCGTGGGCGGCGCGACTGGGCGCTGCGGACATTCGAGGACCTGACGCAATTCGCCGCCGACGGCGAGCTTCGCCGCGCCGCTCACGTGGGCGTGTGGCTGTGCCTGTCCGGCGAGGGCGACTCGCGCGAGGCCCTGCAGCGGGCGATGGCGGCCGTCCCCGACTCGACAGATCTGCCCTGGCGCGGCGGCAGGGCGTCGGCGGCGGCGGTGAAGAAGACGCTCGTGACCGCCGCGGGGTCTGCGGCGCCGGACAAACCGTTCTCGGCCGTCGCGCGGCGGCGTGTCGAGATGCCTGCCGACCAGGCCTGGGCGGAGAACTTCTACGAGAGCTCGACGCTTGCGGCGACGCTGGGGCCATGGGCGATCACGACCATCGAGCCCCTGGGCGGTCCGGGCGCGCCGCTGCTGATCAGCGGACCGACGCTGGCGGCCCGTTACGACGCGGCGGTGCCTCGCGCTGTCTGGACGCGAAGCGCGCCTCCGGGATACGGCGCCCGCCGCGCCATCAGCCCAGTGCAACCGGCCTGGGCCCTGCCCGCGCGGCGAGCGCCGGCCCTGCGAAGCAAAGTCGCCGACGAAGCGTGCCTGTTCGCCCTGGTTGACGACAACCCTGACCCCGCCGCACGCAAGGCCCTAGCCGCATTCGACGCCGCCAGCGGCGACCTGATCTGGTCCACCGCCAACCGCCCCGAGTGGGCCGACCTTCAGCCCCTCAACGCCCCCATGGCCGCCGCCGGCCACGTCTACACCCTGGCCATGCCCGCCGGCGCCATGGAGCCTCAGCAGCAGACGGCCGTAACCGTCTGGCTGACGTGCCTTGACGCCGGCGACGGACGCATGATCTGGAAGAAGTCGCTGGCCGCCCAGGCTCAAGCGAACACGCGCCTGGTGGAACTGGCCCAGCAAGGCCAGGCCCTCACGCTCGATGGCGGGTGGCTGTACTGCTCGACGAACTTCGGCATCGTCGCCCGCTGCGACGCCCGCGACGGGACCATCGACTGGATCTGGACCTACCCTCCGGCCGACCAGTCCGGGCGGAGCCTGGTGCAATTCCGCCGCCAGGGCGCCAGCCCGATTGTGGCGGGGCAGAGGCTGATCCTGGCCCCGCGCGACCACAGCGGCGTCATCGCCCTGGACGCCGCCGATGGAAAGCTACTCTGGCAAAGCGTGCTGACGGCGTCGGAGCACATCGTCTGCGTCGCCGGCGGCAAGGTCATCGCTCGCAACGACGTCGAAATCAGCTCGCTGGATCTCGCCACGGGCCGCGAACTCTGGTTCCGCCGCTACGACGCGCCGATCGACCAGACACTCGCCCGCGGGGCGGACATCCTGATGCTCTCGGGCGGCGCGCTGTGCCGCCTCTCGCCGGCGGACGGGTCGGTTGTCGAGAAACGTCCGCTCGAGGGCAACGCCGTGCCGTTCCTGCTCGACGGCGCCACGGTGCTTGAGTTTGTGCCCGCCCCGGCGGCGCCGGTGGCGACGCCCGGCGCCCCGCCGGCCAGCCCGCTGAAATTGCCGCTGACGCGCGCGTGGTCGCTGCCGGCCGCCTGCCCGATACTCGTCTGCCCGCCAGCCGCGCAGCCACAGGAGACCTTCTTCGTACTGTCAGGGCGCACGGTAACCTGCATCAAACGCAAACCCTCCCCCACCGTGCTGTGGCAGCAGACCCTGGCGATGCGACCCAGCGCCGCCTGCTACGCCGGAACCGCCCTGCTGCTGGCCGACGGGCGGGATCTCGTGGCGGTCGATCTGGCCGGCGGGGCCGTGCGATGGACGGCGCGGCCGGGCTTTGCCGTCGACTACTTCGACGGCGGCGGCGACGTGGCGATGGCGGCCGAGACGTCGCGCAGCGGTTTCGTCGCGGTCTACGATCTGGCGACAGGCAAGGAACTGTGGCAGAAGGATTTCGGCGAACCGGCGCGGTTCTGCGGGCAACCGCTGCGCCTGGCCCGCGTGCGCAGCGAAGACAGCGGCGCGCTGACGCTGGGTCTGTACTGGAACGCGATGCTCCACAGCGACATCGGGTTCCGCCCCGCTGAGATGATCGTCGACGCCCACAGCGGGCGCGTGATGGAGGTCCGCCACTTTCTGCCCACGCAGGGCGGTTGGCCGCGCCTGGTCGACTTCGGCCCGTGCGGCATCTTCTACGTCGACCAGCAGTCCCGCCCGCGCCTGGCGACATACGCCGGGGCCGACCCTCTGGCCGCGACAAAGCGAATCGTCGACCTTGGACCGATCGGTCGTTACGGCGCCGCCGCGGCGGGCATGAGCGCCACGGCCTCGAGCGTGTACGTCCGTTCCCCGCGCGAGCTGGTCGGGTTCGACGCCGCCTCGGGGCGCGAGACGGTCTATCCACTGCCGCGCAGCGGCGCGACCGGGCGGATCTCGCTTGTCTACGCGGTGCGTGAGACAGCCGGGCGGTTAATGGTGGTCTCGGGCCTGCGCGGGCAATCGAGCGATTACCCGCTGGACGCCAGCGGCGTGTTCGTCGACGCCTTCGACCGCGCCTCCGGCGCGCACGCGGGGGGGCAGGAACTGCCCGGCATCGAGTGCGATGAGTTCCAGCGCATCGGGCACGACACGCAGGCCGAGCTGCTCGACGACTCGCTCATCGTCAGCACGCGCAGCGGCGTACACGTGTTCGTGCCCGCCCCAGCCGCGGCGCCGGCGGAGATCGTGCTCCATCGCAGCGACTGGCCGATGGCTATCGACGGCGACTTATCGGACTGGAACACAGTAGCTCCCCTGCCCATGACCGGCGGCGCCGGTGGGTCGGTTCGGATCGCTCACGACAATGGCCGTCTCCTGCTGTGCATCGCCCACGAGGGTCTGCGGCGCACCGCCCTGCAAGGGGCCGGAATGTTCAACGGCGGCGACCGCCTCGATGTGTCGCTGCAATGGGCGGGGCAAAAGTACCGCTGGCTCATCGGCGCCGACGCGACGGGGCGGGCGGTGGCCCGCGACGGCCAAGGGCGGCTCGCATCGGACGTGGTGGTCGCCCGCGCCGGCGCGGCGTACGAGATGGCGATCCCGCTGGCGCCGATGGATGCCCTCGGCGAGAGCCCCCAACGCATCGGACTGTCCGTGACGGTTGGCGGCGCCGGGGGCATGCTGACCTGGTGCGGTCCTAACGGTTCGCTACAGCCGGTGGCGCTGCACCCGCTGGCCCGCGGAAGCGAAACGGCGGCGCAGGAGATCGCCAAGGCCCTGGGCCCGCTGGCGCGCTGGCCCGCGCGCCCGGCGCGAACCGCCGGCGGGCGGTTCCTCTCGCAGTGGGTCTGTATCGCCTCGGGCCCGCGCCCGACGTCGCTGGCGGTGGGCATCCTCGCCGGCGGACAGTGGCGCTACGCCAGCCTGCACGACCCTCTCGTCGCGCAGGCCCCGCCGCTTTGGACCCAGCGGAGTTTCCTGCCCTGGTGGATCGCCCCGGTGCCCATCCAGGGACAATGGATCGAGCTTCGCCTGCCGCTGACGGCACTGGACGTTGATGACAAGCCCATCGATGGTCTTGCCTTCCGCCAGGAGGGGCCCGGACGCGTGATCTGGGACAGCACCGCCGTCGTCTGGCCCGGCGGCTCGCGAGTCATTCTCGAAGACGATCTTCCGCCCGGCATGTCCGAGGGGCAGTGGAACTGGGCCGCCGATCTCAAACACAGCGGCGCCAAGGCGCACGAAGGCGTGGCCACGCAGGCCCTCGACCAGGTGCAGACGCATTCGGTGGTGTTCACGTCGCCCGTGGCCGATCACCTCGCCGCCGCGCCGCGCCCTGCGGTTCTGTCGCAGTGGGTCTATGTCGATCCCACGCGCCCCCCGGCGGAACTGGCCCTGCAGCTCAACAACGGGCGGACGTGGCATCGTTTCCTCTGGGGCGGCGATGAAACCGGCAGGCGGCCTATGCCCGCAGCCGGAGCCTGGCACGAACTGCAGGTGCGGCTGGACCAGAGCGACCTGTCCAACCGCCCCATCACGGGTATCGCGTTCGACCAGACCGACGGCCGAGTGTTCTGGGGCGCCACAACGCTGTTGGTCGACGGCAAGAGCTACCCGGTGGTGACTGACGCCGCGCCGCCGACAGCAGCGCCGGGCGGCGCCTGGCGCGCGGGCCGCTGTGAGATCATCGGCGGCGTGGCGCCGGTGGAAGGCAAAAACGGCAAGGGCGGGCAGTTCGACGGGCGAACCGGCTGCATCGTCACGCCGCACTCGGCGGCGCTGCATCCGGCGCAGTTGAGCATCGAGGGCTGGGTGCGGCTCGAGCCCTCGACAGCCGATCAACAGTGGCTCGTCAGCACGAGCGAGGGGTCGGACGATTCTCAGGGGTACGACCTGGCGGTGATTGACGGCCGTCTTCGCGCGCGGGTATTCATGCCCGGCGCCGCGCCGCCGGCGGTGGCGACCTCGGCCGAGGCGGTGCTGCAGGCGCGGCGCTGGCAGCACGTGGCAATGACGTGGGACGGCTCGGCGGTCCGCATCTATGTGGACGGCCAGCCGGTCAAGACAGCCGTCTCGGCGGCCCCGCCCGCCGCGCCGCGGACGATGGGCCCGACGCCGCTGTTCATCGGGCGGCGCGCTTCGACCAAGGAGGGCTACTTGTCCGCGTGCCTGGACGAATGGCGCCTGTACGAGCGGGCGCTGTCGCCGGCCGGCGTGCGGAGCCTCTACGAGAACCCGGCTCGCCCGCTGCCACGGGCACTGAGACAGGCAATGGTGATAGAGTGGACGTTCGACGACATCCTGGCCGCCCCGGCCCAGGCCCAGTGGCAGTGGCTCACGCAGGCGGGGCGCAAGGCGCACACGCTCACGGCGGGCGCCGGCGGATCGGTGCATATGGCTGACGCGCTGGTGACGCCGATCACGCAGCATTTGTTTATCGACCGCGCGGCGGCGGTCGCCACGCTAGCCAGGAACCTGCCCGCCCTGCGCGGCGGGCCCAGGGCGAGGCAGCTTGAGGATTTGCTCGATCGTCTCGAGGGCGGCGCACCGCGGCGCCGGCCGATCGCTGGAGAGCCCGGCGCCGTCCTGAGGGACTGGCAGATCGTCGGGGGATTCCATAATAATCCCGCCAATCACAGCGGCTTTGGGCAGCTTTGGGAACCGGAGCTCAAGGCGGTTGACCTGCAGGAGCGTTACGGCGTCTGGCCGGGCGAGGGAGGCCCTGCGCAGTGGCGGCTGCTGCGGTCGCGCGGGGCTTATGTCGACCTGCTGGGCGAGACGTCATTCCACCAGATGGTCTGCGCGGTGGCGGTTTGCTGGGTGTACGTTCCCCAGCCGCGGCACGTGCGGTTCGACGTCGGCTGCGACGAGAGCATCGACGTGCGCGTCAACCGCCGCCTGGTGCATATGGTCCGCGGCAGCGCCGCCGCCAAGCCCGGCGACACCGCCGCCGACGCGATGCTGCCTGCAGGCTGGAGCGAGATCATGATCAAGGTCGGCCAGGGCACCGGGACGGCGTTTGGATTCTACTTCGAGATCCGCGACGCCCTCAGCGGCGAGGCGGTCGAAGGCCTCGAACGGGCGACCCAGGCGCCGCAGGAATAA
- a CDS encoding dienelactone hydrolase family protein produces MSAKVKRSSKLPGLYHTPQELWDGIDPRAEELDVETLRRWREGGAAFHEFYFTSETYRGAPCRIYAIYSAPVGARRRRFTAEFAENAEGREEKNNTSAVSASSAVKLPAVLHIHGGGQTVSIDWLKFWNARGYAAMTYNWGGWWENRPRYALWGKLTQGNHQKARQKIEAVWPSPRESSWFHWTLAGRRALTVLERQKEVDPNRIGIFGVSMGGTLTWTIAGTDPRVRAACAIYGVGWTTYPTSMHEADPHAADVDKQIWRSTMEPEAYAPLVRCPVLYLDGSNDFYGKMDWAYQTLGRAGGIWRAAFSPRVNHHIAEDEGTNLPLWMDWHLKGGPAAPATPEAQVTLDARGVPQLEIRPDRSQTVARIDAYYALHNADPKNRHWRSAAVVRKGGKVTASLPVLDASQRLFAYAQVHYESGWHLASNFQAVVPAELGAARATDKASRQIGDFSKGLDDFCTCTTGTDPIAFAKGLKRVKGPAGRWGVQMTMWSPLYCRKLADPKWHAPAGAELAFDVFTRQDVTLKLSLLAHQFSPGATTHRVLVPLKAAGGWQSVRLPARRFKDDKKQPMRSWRELELLEVAFEQIPQRQPLFSNFRWA; encoded by the coding sequence ATGTCTGCCAAGGTTAAGCGGTCGAGCAAGCTGCCGGGGCTGTATCACACGCCGCAGGAACTCTGGGACGGGATCGACCCGCGGGCGGAAGAGCTCGATGTGGAAACCCTCCGCCGTTGGCGCGAAGGCGGGGCGGCCTTCCATGAGTTCTACTTCACCAGCGAAACGTATCGCGGCGCGCCTTGCAGAATCTATGCGATCTACTCGGCCCCCGTCGGCGCGCGGCGAAGAAGATTCACCGCAGAGTTCGCAGAGAACGCTGAGGGAAGAGAAGAAAAAAACAATACCTCTGCGGTCTCCGCGTCCTCCGCGGTGAAGCTCCCGGCGGTGCTGCACATTCACGGCGGCGGACAGACGGTGTCGATCGACTGGCTGAAGTTCTGGAACGCCCGCGGGTATGCGGCGATGACGTACAACTGGGGCGGCTGGTGGGAGAACCGCCCGCGGTACGCCCTCTGGGGCAAGCTCACGCAGGGCAATCATCAAAAAGCCAGGCAGAAGATCGAGGCGGTGTGGCCGAGCCCGCGCGAGTCGTCGTGGTTCCACTGGACGCTGGCGGGGCGGCGGGCCCTGACGGTGCTCGAGCGCCAGAAGGAAGTCGACCCCAACCGCATCGGCATCTTCGGCGTCTCGATGGGCGGCACGCTGACGTGGACCATCGCCGGAACCGACCCGCGCGTGCGGGCGGCCTGCGCGATCTACGGCGTTGGCTGGACCACGTATCCCACGAGCATGCATGAGGCCGACCCGCACGCGGCTGACGTTGACAAGCAGATCTGGCGCAGCACGATGGAGCCTGAGGCGTACGCCCCTCTGGTGCGCTGCCCGGTGCTATACCTCGACGGCAGCAACGATTTCTACGGCAAGATGGATTGGGCCTATCAGACGCTGGGCCGGGCCGGGGGCATCTGGCGGGCGGCATTTTCGCCGCGGGTGAATCATCATATCGCCGAGGACGAAGGCACGAACCTGCCGCTGTGGATGGACTGGCACCTCAAAGGCGGCCCGGCGGCCCCGGCCACGCCGGAAGCGCAGGTCACCCTCGACGCTCGCGGCGTGCCGCAACTGGAGATTCGCCCCGACCGCTCGCAGACGGTCGCCCGCATCGACGCGTACTACGCCCTGCACAATGCCGACCCCAAGAACCGCCACTGGCGCTCGGCGGCGGTCGTGCGAAAGGGTGGCAAGGTGACGGCCTCCCTGCCGGTGCTCGACGCGAGCCAGCGGTTGTTCGCGTACGCCCAGGTGCATTACGAAAGCGGCTGGCACCTGGCGAGCAACTTCCAGGCGGTGGTTCCCGCCGAGCTGGGGGCGGCCCGCGCGACGGATAAGGCCTCGCGGCAGATCGGCGATTTCAGCAAGGGTCTGGACGACTTCTGCACCTGCACGACGGGGACGGACCCCATCGCGTTCGCCAAGGGTCTCAAGCGGGTCAAGGGCCCGGCGGGGCGGTGGGGGGTGCAGATGACCATGTGGTCGCCGCTGTACTGCCGCAAGCTGGCCGACCCGAAATGGCACGCTCCTGCCGGGGCGGAGCTGGCGTTCGATGTCTTCACGCGCCAGGACGTGACGCTCAAGCTGTCACTCTTGGCTCACCAGTTCAGCCCCGGTGCGACGACGCACCGCGTCCTGGTTCCCCTCAAGGCCGCTGGCGGCTGGCAGAGCGTTCGCCTGCCAGCGAGGCGGTTCAAGGACGACAAGAAACAGCCGATGAGATCCTGGCGCGAGCTGGAGCTGCTGGAGGTGGCGTTCGAGCAGATTCCCCAGCGCCAGCCGCTGTTCTCGAACTTCCGCTGGGCGTGA